From Synechococcus sp. A10-1-5-1, a single genomic window includes:
- a CDS encoding NAD(P)/FAD-dependent oxidoreductase translates to MAPERFFLELTPPSELLRTAPHVVIVGGGFAGLRAAHVLAGKTVRVTLIDRRNFNLFQPLLYQVASGLVSQTDVASPLRVMLGESENIQILMGEVEDINTDEKEVVFNNRRYRYDHLVLAAGATSSYFGHDEWRSEAIPMKTLEDAYAIRRQVLKSLEEAEQTPDLERRKWLQSVVVIGGGPTGCELAASLNDLMRHTLERDFMQIDPTHCKVTLVDPGDRVLRAMDPQLSQSAGDHLKAKGVELLLGGRVKDISDGKVVVTTPNGEVSLEASTICWTAGVAASPLGKLLAERTGCEVDRGGRVVVEPDFSIKGHGEIRVIGDLCSYSHTRDGKPLPGMAGPAVQMGGWVAKDILAQCQSQANPAFQFTDFGSMAVVGPLFAVANLRGLKLSGTLGWILWGFAHLAFMPANESRLTLLTKWLWMIATRERSALVITETSS, encoded by the coding sequence ATGGCTCCCGAACGTTTCTTTCTCGAGCTAACCCCACCGTCTGAACTGCTGCGAACAGCACCCCATGTGGTGATCGTCGGAGGCGGATTCGCCGGTCTACGGGCGGCCCACGTGCTGGCGGGAAAGACCGTTCGCGTCACCCTGATCGACAGGCGCAACTTCAACCTCTTCCAGCCGCTGCTCTATCAAGTGGCCTCCGGGTTGGTCTCCCAGACCGATGTCGCCTCCCCCCTGCGCGTGATGTTGGGCGAGTCCGAAAACATCCAAATCCTGATGGGGGAAGTGGAGGACATCAATACCGATGAGAAGGAGGTGGTCTTCAACAACCGCCGCTACAGGTACGACCACCTCGTGCTCGCGGCCGGGGCCACCAGCAGCTACTTCGGCCATGACGAATGGCGCAGTGAAGCCATTCCCATGAAGACCCTGGAGGATGCCTACGCCATCCGGCGCCAGGTCCTCAAGTCCCTGGAGGAAGCCGAGCAAACCCCTGACCTGGAACGGCGCAAGTGGCTGCAGTCCGTCGTCGTCATCGGCGGTGGGCCGACCGGCTGTGAGCTGGCGGCATCCCTCAACGATCTGATGCGGCACACCCTCGAGCGGGACTTCATGCAGATCGATCCCACCCACTGCAAGGTGACCCTGGTGGATCCCGGTGATCGCGTCCTGCGGGCGATGGATCCCCAGCTCTCACAATCGGCTGGAGACCACCTCAAAGCCAAAGGCGTGGAGCTCCTGCTGGGGGGCCGTGTCAAGGACATCAGCGACGGCAAGGTCGTGGTCACAACGCCCAATGGCGAAGTCAGCCTGGAGGCCAGCACGATCTGTTGGACCGCCGGTGTCGCCGCCTCCCCCCTCGGGAAGCTGCTGGCCGAACGCACTGGCTGCGAGGTGGACCGGGGCGGCCGCGTGGTGGTGGAGCCCGATTTTTCAATCAAGGGCCACGGCGAGATCCGCGTCATTGGGGACCTCTGCAGCTACAGCCACACCCGCGATGGCAAACCCCTCCCCGGCATGGCTGGTCCGGCGGTGCAGATGGGGGGCTGGGTGGCCAAGGACATCCTGGCCCAGTGCCAAAGCCAAGCCAATCCTGCCTTCCAATTCACTGACTTCGGCAGCATGGCGGTGGTCGGTCCGCTCTTTGCCGTGGCCAACCTGAGGGGCCTGAAGCTCAGCGGCACCCTGGGCTGGATCCTCTGGGGCTTCGCCCATTTGGCCTTCATGCCTGCGAACGAAAGCCGGTTGACGTTGCTGACGAAATGGCTCTGGATGATTGCCACCCGGGAGCGCTCAGCCCTGGTGATTACGGAGACGTCTTCGTAG
- a CDS encoding triacylglycerol lipase translates to MTTQPVVILGGFLIGVEAYEPMRCWLEDSLQQPVVVVPATRLDWLLTATSWGWRRLLDRTAALVETAAGQSTTGKVTLIGHSSGGVMLRLLLSSDPWMGRCYGAQRWVDRLYTLGSPHTALRATAMRAFVDQRWPGAFFAPAVDYVAVAGELALEEGFDLSRRVAKRSYTAISGKPEAPGDGLVPVGSACLDGSQQLVLPGVAHGGAFGPRWYGTPEVVERWWRG, encoded by the coding sequence ATGACAACCCAGCCTGTCGTCATCCTGGGCGGATTTTTGATTGGTGTTGAGGCCTATGAGCCGATGCGCTGTTGGCTTGAGGATTCCCTACAGCAGCCTGTTGTTGTCGTTCCTGCGACGCGGCTGGATTGGTTGTTGACGGCAACAAGCTGGGGTTGGCGTCGTCTGCTGGATCGCACGGCTGCCCTGGTGGAGACCGCGGCTGGGCAATCCACCACGGGCAAGGTGACTTTGATTGGCCATAGCTCGGGCGGGGTGATGTTGCGCCTGCTGCTTAGCTCAGATCCCTGGATGGGACGCTGCTATGGCGCCCAGCGTTGGGTCGATCGCCTTTACACCTTGGGCAGTCCCCACACGGCGCTTCGGGCCACGGCGATGCGCGCCTTTGTGGATCAGCGCTGGCCGGGAGCCTTCTTTGCTCCGGCCGTTGACTACGTCGCCGTGGCGGGGGAGTTGGCCTTGGAGGAGGGCTTCGACTTGAGCCGTCGGGTGGCCAAGCGCTCGTACACCGCCATCAGTGGCAAACCGGAGGCCCCTGGGGACGGCTTGGTTCCGGTCGGTTCAGCTTGCTTGGACGGATCTCAACAGCTGGTCTTGCCGGGAGTGGCCCATGGCGGAGCCTTTGGACCGCGGTGGTACGGCACTCCAGAGGTGGTGGAGCGCTGGTGGAGGGGTTGA
- a CDS encoding metallophosphoesterase, with amino-acid sequence MHRRALLLLLAGAATTTVAVGHSWAQVATPPPLSTTRFLAVGDVGSGNVHQRAVGTQMAAVHRRKPVDLVLLAGDNIYPSGDIRKVQSTFLRPYAALLEAQVPFHAVLGNHDIRTANGNPQVAYKPYGMKGRFYSVRRGEVEFFMLDTNGNAPWTSQLSWLRSALAKSNAPWKVVVGHHPIYSSGLYGNNPGLRGKLSSLMQRHGVQLYINGHEHHYERSKPIEGITYLIVGGGGAYLRPVIATPQSAKAVSVYSFAELEAGPDSLTIRGWDRDGKLIDQGVIARR; translated from the coding sequence ATGCACCGTCGCGCGCTGCTGCTGCTCTTGGCTGGAGCGGCCACGACCACCGTTGCGGTTGGACACAGTTGGGCCCAGGTGGCGACCCCGCCCCCCCTGAGTACGACCCGCTTCTTAGCGGTGGGTGATGTCGGCAGTGGCAATGTCCACCAGCGGGCCGTGGGCACTCAGATGGCTGCGGTTCATCGCCGCAAGCCCGTCGACCTGGTGCTGCTGGCGGGGGACAACATCTACCCCTCAGGAGACATTCGCAAGGTTCAGTCCACCTTCTTGCGCCCGTACGCCGCGTTGCTGGAGGCCCAGGTGCCCTTCCATGCGGTCTTGGGGAACCACGACATCCGCACTGCTAACGGCAATCCCCAGGTGGCCTACAAGCCCTACGGCATGAAGGGGCGCTTCTACAGCGTCCGCCGCGGCGAGGTCGAATTTTTCATGCTGGACACCAACGGCAATGCCCCCTGGACGTCCCAGTTGTCCTGGCTGCGTTCGGCCCTAGCCAAGAGCAACGCCCCCTGGAAAGTGGTGGTGGGGCATCACCCGATTTACTCCTCGGGTCTCTACGGCAACAACCCGGGACTGCGGGGCAAGTTGAGCTCCTTGATGCAGCGCCATGGGGTGCAGCTCTACATCAATGGCCATGAACACCACTACGAGCGCAGCAAGCCGATCGAGGGCATCACCTATTTGATCGTCGGCGGTGGCGGCGCTTATCTCCGCCCGGTGATTGCCACACCCCAATCTGCCAAGGCGGTCAGTGTCTACAGCTTCGCGGAGTTGGAGGCGGGGCCCGACAGCTTGACCATCCGGGGCTGGGACCGCGACGGCAAGCTGATCGACCAGGGCGTGATTGCCCGGCGTTAA
- a CDS encoding ABC transporter permease encodes MPSLNALWRGAHHSPPRAVTLVTSLPRRLCPAASGKALARGQLPQRSLLSVGVLLVCAAALAPVVGLTWFALSGAGIESLGLGEEGPLQVSNTLGLVVLVGALAAGLGTGTGWLTARCEFPGRRLLRVAQLLPLATPSYLLAATLIDLGSRFGYRIYGFSPTLAVMVLSTYSYVFLLSTESFSVSGKRQLEACRSLGVGPWGSFWRVALPMALPSIGAGVSLTGMEVVNELGAVQLLGVPTLSSGILMRWQQEGDPQAAVALALMALVIVGLLVGAERTLRRRSRCWTISAGREPEQRWTLQGHQRWLSQLFCLTPPLLSLGLPLVWAAFSWDQLQGEDSAELLELGLRSFGLALVAAVLTVIVSLVLSIAKRWIPNAGIRRLSFAAGLGYAIPGTVLALALMLIGGPLALAPLLLLAWGYVDRFLAVSKGGLDAALERIPPSVDEAATSLGQGWGGVLQRIHLPLLRGPLLMGSLLVFVDTVKELPLTFALRPFDFDTLAVRVYQYASDERVGAALIPALLILSLGLIAAAALIPSLERLEQR; translated from the coding sequence ATGCCCAGCCTCAACGCCCTCTGGAGAGGGGCCCATCATTCGCCACCTCGTGCTGTGACATTGGTTACATCCCTGCCCCGTAGGCTTTGCCCCGCAGCCTCAGGCAAAGCATTGGCACGGGGACAACTGCCGCAGCGGAGCCTGCTCAGCGTGGGGGTCCTGCTGGTTTGTGCAGCGGCGCTGGCCCCTGTGGTCGGACTGACTTGGTTTGCCCTCAGCGGCGCTGGCATCGAGAGCTTGGGCCTTGGGGAGGAAGGTCCGCTTCAGGTGAGCAACACCCTGGGATTGGTGGTCCTGGTGGGGGCGCTGGCCGCTGGACTGGGAACAGGGACGGGCTGGCTGACCGCCCGATGCGAGTTTCCCGGACGCCGCCTGCTGCGGGTGGCGCAGCTGCTGCCCCTGGCCACTCCTAGCTATTTGCTGGCGGCCACCTTGATTGACCTGGGCAGTCGCTTCGGCTACCGCATCTATGGCTTCAGCCCAACGCTGGCGGTGATGGTGCTGAGCACCTACAGCTATGTCTTCCTGCTCTCCACCGAAAGCTTTTCTGTCAGTGGCAAACGGCAGCTGGAGGCCTGCCGAAGTCTCGGGGTGGGCCCCTGGGGAAGCTTCTGGCGGGTCGCCCTGCCGATGGCCTTGCCCTCCATCGGAGCGGGAGTTTCCCTGACCGGGATGGAAGTGGTGAACGAACTCGGAGCAGTGCAGCTGCTCGGGGTACCGACTCTCTCCTCCGGGATCTTGATGCGCTGGCAGCAAGAGGGGGATCCCCAAGCAGCGGTCGCCCTGGCCCTGATGGCCCTGGTGATCGTCGGCCTGCTGGTGGGTGCAGAGCGGACCCTGAGACGCCGCAGCCGCTGCTGGACCATCAGCGCAGGCCGTGAACCGGAACAGCGCTGGACTCTTCAAGGGCATCAGCGCTGGCTGAGCCAACTCTTTTGCCTGACTCCACCACTCTTGAGCCTGGGGCTTCCCTTGGTCTGGGCGGCCTTCAGTTGGGACCAACTCCAAGGCGAGGACAGCGCCGAACTGCTGGAGCTCGGGCTGCGCTCCTTTGGCCTGGCCCTGGTCGCGGCCGTCTTGACGGTGATCGTCAGCCTGGTGCTGTCCATTGCCAAACGTTGGATTCCAAACGCCGGCATCCGCCGACTGAGCTTCGCAGCGGGGCTGGGTTACGCCATCCCCGGAACTGTTCTGGCCCTGGCTCTGATGCTGATTGGTGGTCCCTTGGCCCTGGCGCCTCTGCTGCTGCTGGCCTGGGGCTACGTCGATCGCTTCCTCGCGGTCTCCAAAGGCGGCCTCGACGCTGCCCTCGAGCGGATCCCGCCCAGCGTCGATGAAGCCGCCACCTCCCTCGGCCAGGGTTGGGGGGGCGTGCTTCAGCGCATCCATCTGCCGCTGTTGCGGGGCCCCTTGCTGATGGGCAGCCTGCTGGTCTTTGTCGACACGGTGAAGGAGCTCCCCCTCACCTTTGCCCTACGGCCGTTTGACTTCGACACCCTGGCGGTGCGGGTCTACCAGTACGCCAGTGATGAACGGGTGGGCGCCGCCCTGATCCCGGCCCTGCTGATCTTGAGCCTGGGGCTCATCGCTGCTGCCGCATTGATCCCCAGCCTGGAGCGACTGGAGCAGCGTTAA